One window of Aricia agestis chromosome 20, ilAriAges1.1, whole genome shotgun sequence genomic DNA carries:
- the LOC121737187 gene encoding KH domain-containing protein 3-like, with protein sequence MKFFAVLALFVAVASAGRLLPGSIPAAVASVDQQQAEIQEILTAINHPSTDPATAALLEDMLYDILGIGKPIVPEPAPVDDYQPIHVGPAIVDQYQPIQVGPAIVDQYQPIQVGPAIIEEPTPISVGPAIVEEPTPISVGPAIVEEPTPISVGPAIVEEAPVAESASAPLVQIILNINSQTGSIVGSPVAIEGLPINPSPAVVAEPIVPTPVSVVDGEIVPSPVAVVEGEIVPTPVIVEEIVPEPVAIGTPVLPAPVLPEIIIPEPVAILPEELN encoded by the coding sequence ATGAAATTCTTCGCCGTACTAGCTCTGTTCGTGGCGGTGGCGTCCGCCGGCCGCCTTCTGCCGGGCTCCATCCCCGCTGCCGTTGCCTCTGTGGACCAACAGCAGGCTGAGATCCAGGAGATCCTCACCGCCATCAACCACCCCAGCACCGACCCCGCCACCGCCGCGCTGCTCGAGGATATGCTCTACGACATCCTCGGTATTGGCAAGCCCATCGTTCCCGAGCCCGCACCCGTTGACGATTACCAGCCGATCCATGTCGGACCCGCCATCGTCGATCAATACCAGCCAATCCAAGTCGGACCCGCTATCGTCGACCAATACCAGCCAATCCAAGTCGGCCCCGCCATCATCGAGGAGCCCACCCCCATCTCTGTCGGCCCCGCCATCGTTGAGGAGCCCACCCCCATCTCTGTCGGCCCCGCCATCGTTGAGGAGCCCACCCCCATCTCAGTCGGCCCCGCCATCGTCGAGGAGGCTCCCGTCGCCGAATCTGCTAGCGCCCCCCTCGTCCAGATCATCCTGAACATCAACAGCCAGACCGGCTCCATCGTCGGCAGCCCCGTCGCCATCGAGGGTCTCCCCATCAACCCCAGCCCCGCGGTCGTCGCCGAGCCCATCGTCCCCACCCCCGTCTCCGTGGTGGATGGCGAGATCGTCCCCAGCCCCGTCGCCGTGGTGGAGGGCGAGATCGTACCCACCCCAGTGATCGTGGAGGAGATCGTGCCCGAGCCCGTCGCCATCGGCACCCCCGTCCTCCCCGCCCCCGTCCTCCCCGAAATCATCATCCCCGAACCCGTCGCCATCCTCCCCGAGGAACTCAACTAA
- the LOC121737122 gene encoding coiled-coil-helix-coiled-coil-helix domain-containing protein 1: MRISTALLGGPRQTNARRPQLEKNVPFQMLLPLKLRKEVSGKGDKMKEAACMQEMAVMFACFKKNEFDQAQCLKEIAAFKGCYKDYNERAKLQHEQAKKGILVPGEKNLTHRQVNQLLKSFPPLK, encoded by the coding sequence atgaggATATCAACGGCACTGTTAGGGGGCCCTAGACAGACGAATGCTAGAAGACCCCAATTAGAGAAAAATGTTCCGTTTCAAATGTTGCTACCCCTCAAGCTAAGAAAAGAAGTTTCTGGCAAAGGGGATAAGATGAAAGAAGCAGCATGTATGCAGGAGATGGCAGTAATGTTTGCCTGCTTCAAGAAGAATGAGTTTGACCAAGCTCAATGCCTTAAAGAAATAGCTGCCTTCAAAGGCTGTTACAAAGATTATAATGAAAGAGCTAAATTGCAGCATGAGCAAGCGAAGAAAGGTATTTTAGTCCCAGGAGAAAAGAATTTGACACACAGACAAGTTAACCAGCTGTTAAAGTCATTCCCACCTTTGAAATAG